A window of the Pogona vitticeps strain Pit_001003342236 chromosome 4, PviZW2.1, whole genome shotgun sequence genome harbors these coding sequences:
- the SPATA2 gene encoding spermatogenesis-associated protein 2 produces MDAKYKDDVFRKYIQFHESKLDISEKKHRPVSDEYLRVAASALLCFPKIDPFYRFRLIKFYEIAEHSLRFLKSSSLRSLQNAFSVLESVGVNLFLYPWKKEFKNIKTYTGPFVYYVKSTVSDEDIRHILNSMGYVQELGTMYKLKELVDTLQVKMVSFELFLAKIECEQLIEIHLQVKDKGYSELDIVKERKNSNDDVRGCSDALKRRAECKENLNTSMSRMVLQKSASERGCKDYFKPKVSKPSKSVDTYDNYLDNKKPHLISSLSLRKEPILVDTEDDMKDEIIRSSPSLLAMSNSHGCSDEYLPVPAHANGILRTGIPYGTYYSPQDELDLYTDPDSRSMFKRQESTKHDIWLLRNDANPAYKRTHLAKETTSLKCQNCGLSCGTSICQKCDNMLICRQEYPAVKQSNYSLKSLSSEGMSSGSAVREKPQYMLQTQERASQFSSKSKPSSSSRCGFCNRSGATNTCTFCSKVSCDTCLSAYYYDPCCRKSELHRFLPNNQLNYKSNQLSHLVYR; encoded by the exons ATGGATGCAAAATATAAAGACGATGTGTTTAGGAAGTATATACAGTTTCATGAATCTAAATTGGATATCTCTGAAAAGAAGCATCGTCCAGTTAGTGATGAATATCTACGAGTGGCAGCTTCAGCCTTACTCTGCTTTCCCAAGATTGATCCCTTTTATAGATTCCGTCTGATTAAATTTTATGAGATTGCTGAACATTCACTTAGGTTCTTGAAATCTTCAAGCTTGCGTTCTCTTCAGAATGCATTTAGTGTGTTGGAATCAGTTGGGGTAAATCTTTTCCTTTACCCTTGGAAGAAGGAATTCAAAAATATAAAG ACTTACACAGGACCCTTTGTTTATTATGTGAAATCTACAGTATCTGATGAGGATATAAGGCACatattgaactcaatgggatatGTTCAAGAACTAGGAACTATGTATAAACTTAAAGAATTGGTTGACACTCTCCAGGTGAAGATGGTATCATTTGAACTTTTCTTGGCCAAAATAGAGTGTGAACAGCTGATTGAGATTCATTTGCAAGTAAAAGACAAAGGTTATTCGGAACTTGACATtgtaaaggagagaaaaaatagcAATGATGATGTCCGAGGCTGTTCAGATGCCTTGAAACGTCGTGCAGAATGCAAGGAAAATCTAAACACTTCCATGTCAAGAATGGTACTTCAGAAATCTGCTAGTGAGAGAGGCTGTAAAGATTATTTCAAGCCCAAAGTTAGCAAACCTTCTAAGTCAGTGGACACTTATGATAACTACTTGGACAATAAGAAGCCACACTTGATATCATCATTAAGTCTCAGAAAAGAACCCATTTTGGTTGatacagaagatgacatgaaagATGAAATAATTCGTTCATCACCATCTCTCCTTGCCATGTCAAATTCACATGGATGCTCTGATGAATATTTACCAGTTCCAGCCCATGCCAATGGCATATTAAGAACAGGAATTCCATATGGCACTTATTATTCACCTCAAGATGAATTAGATTTGTATACTGATCCTGATTCTAGAAGTATGTTTAAACGACAGGAATCCACAAAACACGATATATGGCTGCTAAGAAATGATGCCAACCCAGCTTATAAACGTACACATCTAGCCAAAGAAACCACTTCCCTTAAGTGCCAAAACTGTGGATTATCTTGTGGCACCTCCATTTGCCAAAAGTGTGACAACATGCTTATCTGCAGGCAGGAGTATCCAGCAGTAAAACAGAGCAACTATTCTCTGAAATCTCTTTCAAGTGAAGGCATGTCATCTGGATCTGCTGTAAGAGAAAAACCTCAATATATGTTACAGACACAAGAGCGAGCGTCTCAGTTCAGTTCAAAATCTAAGCCTTCAAGCTCTTCACGCTGTGGCTTTTGCAATCGTTCAGGAGCTACAAACACATGCACTTTCTGTTCAAAGGTTTCCTGTGATACTTGTCTCAGTGCTTACTATTATGATCCCTGCTGTCGAAAAAGTGAGCTTCACAGGTTCCTGCCAAATAACCAGTTAAATTATAAATCAAACCAGCTGTCACACCTGGTTTACAGatag